ttGAAGTTCGAGGTTGACAACTTTCAATACGTTTAATTGTTGAGCTGTTTGAAGTGGTTCCTCATTTGTTGCTTTTGATGTGGTCCAAGGTTTTTCCTATAGGTTTTTGTGTAATGGCAAGTGGTTATTATAATGTTGATTTCACATGGCAATTCTTGATCAAGTTCATGCCTTGTTATATGTATTTGCTTTTTCGTCCATATTAACCTTCAATCATTACATGAAATTACATAACCATTTCTCAAatcattgttttcttttggaaatatttaattcaaatgtAGTCTGAAATGAATGCTTTCACGTAAATGGTAATATACTGCTTCTGCAGGGAAGAAATTAGtgcatatttgatttttcctaACTGAACCGCCATTAGAATATTGCAATTTTCATTTAAGATACTTAGAAGTCTTTTTTGACTGCAGGCTGCTGCATTGGCTCTCCGGAAGGTTCCTCAGTGCAATAGTTCATGGACAGATGACTATATTCGCCAGTGAGTTTATATTTACTTACAAACCGATCAATTCACTAGTGATAAACCGATAATGCATATCATTATGACTCGTCTTCTTCTGCTTCTAACCCAGGTATAACAATGTCAATATTAATGTAGCAGTGCAGACAGAAAATGGACTTTATGTCCCTGTGATCAGGGTGCGCAATCATTTCAACTTATTGCTGTTTTCCTCATTCTGTCTATACTTTTCTAGTTTAACTGATCCCTTTATTTTACGTATTGCAGAATGCAGATAAGAAAGGATTGTCCTCAATTTCTTCAGAGGTCAAGCAGTTGGCACAAAAAGCCAAAGAAAATAGCCCAAAACCCGAAGATTATGAGGTAAATAATTATGGATAGGATAGTACGATAGTGTCATTGGATCTATATGGATTATATACATGTTGGGTTTTGTCTCTTTGCAGGGCGGTACGTTTACAGTTTCTAACTTGGGAGGGCCCTTTGGTATCAAGCAATTTTGTGCCATAATTAATCCTCCTCAATCAGGAATCCTCGCTGTCGGGTCTGGTAAGATTTTCCCTTAAATTTTCCCAACTCAAGTCATATTCACTTCTTCTTCGTAATCAGTGGAGTTCACTTCGTACAGCTGAGAAAAGGGTTATCCCTAGCTCCGGTCCCGAGCAGTTCCAGTTTGCATCATTCATGTCCGTAACTCTAAGCTGTGATCATCGTGTCATCGACGGTACATAGTTCTAGAGTCCCAGTAATATATGATTAAGCCAAGTTAAACATCGAACATCATCTCGGTGTCCTTTAGACAATCTAATTAACTCGACTTACTGTTCTCTTAGGTGCAATTGGTGCTGAATGGCTTAAAGCTTTCAAAGGCTACATTGAGAATCCGGAATCAATGTTGCTCTAAATCAACCGGTGATTgttgcttttctttttggttttagACATATTTCCCTGCTACGATTATTTTCACATTGGGGCATTGAGTGCATTACACATATTCCGACTCGATTTTTGTCACACCGAATTAATATTTTTCGGGAATAAGGAAGAAGGATCGATAGACAATCGAGGAACTGGAATTCACCTCACATAGAATGTAATAACCCCCATTTCACATAGGTCCCTTGTACTGTGAATAAAACTTGGAATGATTTTTCGGGTATAGGCAATTGCCAAACCCATCACATTTCTATTGCTTTTTCTTAACTATAATCAGAATGCTTCCACTTTGTTATGATTTTGCATCattattcttttctttgtttgaatCAACAACTCCTAAGACCGAGAAATTAAATCGAGAAAATTGTATACTTATTCGAACAATAGTTTCGATAtgaagtattattttttataataaacaaaACTCGCAAAATTTTGTGTTACTACAAAATATTTCCCTCATTATAGTACTTACtataaattttgtaatgcattatgtaacaaaaattacaatatattatcatttttattgcCTGCATAATATTTTGTGTAAAGTAGTGTTATTACAAAAATACCACCTTAAATATTACCTAAATACACAAATTATTACGTATCACCCTAATGTATGCTACACGAAAATACAcattctattttaatattttatataacataaaattacattttcacCCTTATTTTGGTAAGTATTAGTTCGAATAGTTTAATTATGTCTTAACTAAAGttcaagtttaaaattgatTCTCGATTGAGTTCAAATCGTGTATTAAATCCCAAATTTTaagtcaaattcaaatttataattactCAAGTGTAACttgattgtatatatttatatgctattaaattttgagttggtATTTGGTAcgttagtatttttttataagcaGCTTTGAAAAATTGACATTTGtctctttttaaatattttaatattttataatatcctATAGGACACTTTTCAATTTCCTCTACATAATCGAGTTAGAGTCGACAAgtattttatatgattatagtaaaatatttaaaaacacaaatgataatttttaaattacttgtaaaataaaaaaatacattaataatgtatgaaatagtaattttataaaatttaataattaccATGAACAATAAAGCTAGTTTTTTTCAACCGGTTGGACCTAAACTTAGGTAAGAGAAAGTGAAAGGCTCGGTTTGATCCGGCTGATCAAACATTTAAGTCATAGAAGTCAACAAGTTTTCCTAACCATGTGCTGGGACACACGCAATAATAACTCAGTTTCAATGGATATGGATTACACGTCATCAACACAGTCACCCTCACGGAAACCGGTTTAAATCCTCTGCATCACCGCCTACGTTATACAAAATACAAATATCCATTGGAATTAACaaagtgaaattaaataaaaggaaacaatcactatttgaatttaatttggctACAACTTTTATGTTAGAATTTGAAGTTTTTCGTCTAAATTAGTccttcaaatttatcattattttcatattgttcttatattgttaaatttttttctaaattagtccttaaacttgacAATATTAACAAATTGAATCACCAAAGCTTTCTTtaataaagtgttgaaaattaatattttcagtaaTTTAAACACATTTGATAGCccataatgaaaattaaaattactgtTTTCTATTATAAATAGTAGAAAACGATAAGTAGATAGGcactaattttaaataatttacccaacaaattttataatttaaatttgacacTTATTTTCAGTTTATTAAACACAGCTTAACAACGGTCAAGTTTAGAGATTAAActaggaaaaaaatttagatcctaatataaaaataattactaaattcaaacccaaaaatatttaacctaaaaaagattaaataaaaaccaaatcgACCTCTCGAATATCGAGACATAAACACCTCTAGTGCAAATTCACAAACCTACTAAGTTATCAATGGATGAAATTTGATTCATCTTATAGAACCAACCGCAGAGAATCAAAACCATACGGATAAAAGctttaaaataaagatatataCACTTACATATACCTAATCTATAACCGACACTTGTCAGTTTCCCCTTCTTTTACTGTACAACCAATTCTCTTCCTTCCTCTAATCTTTCACCGTTAATTTCCGGTCACCCACTTCTTTAAATAACcctatttttttcccttcagTTTTTctattctatatttttaaatttcatttgtcACTATTTTGCTTTCTCACTATTGCGAGATCCGAAGTCACCGGAGTTCCGTCGCCGGCGGGGACGACGATGGTCGAGTCTCCCGTTAGCTGATTAAGAAAAATCGTATATGTTCTAAATTCGAtcgattaatcaatctctttttcttttatcccCGAAAGGAAATGATAGATCCCTGTGCTGTAATTCACGTTCGATCCAAAACCTGGTTTCGCAAGAGAAAAAAATCACATTCATAATTTTCATTGTGACGGTGGTGTTGGGCTTTTCTCAATTTGTATAGTTTCAAtgttaatttcttgatttttttgtatatatttccGATCATACATATATAGGTAGATatattgcttctttttttttttttttttgggtttttttaggGTTAGGGCTTTTTCGAATCTTTGAAAGTGGCAAAGATGAATATAAGTGCGGCCGAGGAAGAATCGGCGCAAGAGATTCATATTCCGGCTGATATAGATTGGGAAATGCTTGATAAATCCAAGTTTTTCTTCTTAGGTGCGGCGTTATTTTCCGGCGTATCGGCGACCCTTTATCCCGTAGTTTTAGTCAAAACACGGCAACAGGTTGCTCAAGTTCAACTTTCCGGCATCGGAACGGCGTTTTCCATCGTTAAACATGGCGGTTTCCAGGGATTATACCGAGGTTTCGGCACTTCATTAATGGGAACAATCCCAGCTCGAGCTCTTTACATGGCTGCCCTTGAAGTAACCAAAAGTAATGTAGGGAGCATCACTGTTAAATTAGGGTTTCCTGAACCAACGGCAGCGGCGATAGCTAATGCGGTCGCCGGATTAACCGCTGCGATGGTGGCTCAACTTGTTTGGACCCCAATTGATGTGGTTAGCCAAAGGCTAATGGTTCAAAGTAGCTCATCACAATGTAGATATGTAAATGGGATTGATGCCTTTAGGAAAATAGTGAACTCACATGGTCCAAAGGGATTATATAGAGGCTTCGGtatatc
This genomic stretch from Gossypium raimondii isolate GPD5lz chromosome 6, ASM2569854v1, whole genome shotgun sequence harbors:
- the LOC105774132 gene encoding uncharacterized protein LOC105774132; this encodes MNISAAEEESAQEIHIPADIDWEMLDKSKFFFLGAALFSGVSATLYPVVLVKTRQQVAQVQLSGIGTAFSIVKHGGFQGLYRGFGTSLMGTIPARALYMAALEVTKSNVGSITVKLGFPEPTAAAIANAVAGLTAAMVAQLVWTPIDVVSQRLMVQSSSSQCRYVNGIDAFRKIVNSHGPKGLYRGFGISILTYAPSNAVWWASYSVAQRLVWGGIGCYLKGGGDETIRPDSKTVMAVQGASAAMAGGISALITMPLDTIKTRLQVLDGEENRLRGPTIGQTVRNLVKEGGWLACYRGLGPRWASMSISATTMITTYEFLKRLSAKNQEGLL